A genomic region of Drosophila kikkawai strain 14028-0561.14 chromosome X, DkikHiC1v2, whole genome shotgun sequence contains the following coding sequences:
- the LOC108074148 gene encoding uncharacterized protein — MLHIRSVVQVLLLMVLTIAWVAAKQETTSRQFGNPSFGNGLGSGAGFGQGFGPGQGSGPGAGFGYVPPPQSGQAGCPLCDSSVYSYCSHKMVHDACCCDFPASAPAQLRPPQCLYYDCSLLYAKSCYEHALIKNCCCNSPY; from the exons ATGTTGCACATACGCAGTGTGGTCCAGGTACTCCTTCTAATGGTCCTGACCATTGCTTGGGTGGCGGCAAAACAGGAGACTACGT CCCGTCAATTTGGCAACCCAAGCTTTGGCAATGGATTAGGAAGTGGAGCTGGCTTTGGGCAAGGCTTTGGTCCTGGCCAGGGTTCTGGTCCTGGAGCTGGTTTCGGTTATGTACCTCCACCGCAGTCAGGTCAGGCTGGATGCCCCCTGTGCGACTCCTCCGTTTACAGCTACTGCTCCCACAAGATGGTCCACGATGCCTGTTGCTGCGATTTTCCAG CCTCCGCTCCTGCGCAGCTGCGACCCCCGCAGTGCCTGTACTACGACTGCTCCTTGTTGTACGCCAAATCCTGTTACGAGCACGCCCTCATCAAGAACTGTTGCTGCAATAGTCCTTATTGA